The DNA segment GACGAAACTCGAGGACGCGGCGACACGGTATCGGTATCTCTCTCGAGAGGAGCTTCTCTGGGCCCTTGATCCGAATGGATCCGAGACAGTCGCTGATCTGGGTAGCGGAACCGGCTTCTACACAGATACAATCGCGCCGCACGTTGGTCAGGTCTATGCAATTGATATCCAAGAGGCGATGCACGAGTACTACCGCGACAAGGGTGTTCCGGAGAACACCGAGCTCGTGACGTCTGGTGTAGATAGTCTCCCGTTCGAATCCGACGAACTAGATACCGCAGTCTCGACGATGACGTATCACGAGTTTGCAAGTGCACAGGCACGTTCCGAACTCGCACGCGTTCTCGCTCCTGGCGGTCGCCTCGTTATCGGCGATTGGTCAGCGGACGGCGCCGGCGAAGATGGCCCGCCGTTGGAAGAACGCTTTGCTGCCGGTGAAGTGACGTCAGCACTTCGCGATGCCGGCTTCGAAATCGACTTCCAGGCGACCCGACCGGAGACGTTCCTCGTCGTGGGTATCACCGATGAGTAGTATTGGGCCCTCGCAGCTGGACGACCGTCGATCCGACGACGACGTTTTCGTTCTCGATATTCGCCCAGAACAGGAGTACCGGGAGAACCACATTTCGGGAAGCACCAACGCACCGGTCTACCGAGACCTGCAACAAGGCCGTCTCGAAGCGCTCGACTCGCATCTGGACAGGATTCCAGACGACACGGAAGTCGTCACAGTATGTAAGGCGGGTATCGTCGCTCGGAAAGCGACCGAGTACCTCGAAGACGCGGGCTACACAGCCACGACGCTTACCGGCGGATTTACTGGATGGCGACAGTACGAGCGAAATACAGTGCTGTATCGGATTGCCCCTTTCTCCGAAAAATTGTCCGGTAGCCGGGAGAGTGAGACGCTCCAATGACGAGGTCGGTTTGCACGCCGTCACGTACTGTCACCGATTTAGGGCGATACTCTAGCTGAGGAACACTGTGTTAACTCTCAGCGGGTGCTGCGGGTTGCGATTCGTTTTCGTACTTCTCTTCGAACTCGCTGATGAGCTGGCCCATTTTCGCGTACCAGTCGTTGAGCGTCCGCTGCATCTCGTTGGTGATCTCGTCGGCGTCACGCGGATGGTAGACGTGGTAGTAGCCACCCTGCTCGTAGTTCACCTGTTCCTTCTGGATGAAGCCCGCCTGGAGCAGCCGCTGGACGCTGCGGTACGCAGTCGACCGTTCACGGTCGACCTGTTCTGCGATTTCGTCGACGGTGAGTGGTTCCTGGCGGTCCTGAAGCAGCTGGAAGATGTCCTTGTCGATCGTCTTGAGGTCGTGGAAACACTCCAGCAGTCCCTCACACTGCATGTCCCGCCGGAGCATCTCACTCATTGATTCAGCCATTACTAACGGAGTGTAGGTGTTAGAGCCTCAAAAGTATTTGCATAGTCGGCACAATACTGTACCGACCTACGACGTGGTGAGCCGGCACCACGTCCCGGTCCGGTCGTTCCGGAGCCGGCAAACGGCGGCGAGGACGACGGCGCCACTGACAAGCAGCGCCGCACCGAAGATGAGCACCGTGCTCAGCGTGTTGAGCAGGTCGATCCCGTAGACCGTCCCGAGTTTGTTCGACGCGACGGCGAGACTCCCCGCGAGCAGCATCGCCGCGAAGTAGCCCTTGATCTCGTCCTCGTCGACGAGGTTTGTCGCACCCGCCCCGACGCGAGCCCCGAGCGCGCTCCCGACGAGCAGGAACGCGACGACGGGCAGCGCGACCGAGCCCGACTGGGCATAGGTGAACGCACCGAACGCGCCCGAGATCGTGATCTGGAGGATGTCAGTTCCTACGGCGATTGCAGCAGGAACCCCGAGCCCGTACATCATCGCCGGCATGAGGAGGAACCCGCCGCCGACGCCGAGGAAGCCCGAGAGGACGCCGATGACGAGCCCCACGGCGAAGATAATCGTCCCCGAGACGCGGACGCCGCCGCGTAACGTCACCATCGGCGGGATGTGAATCGATTGGACGCGGTCCGCGAGGTCGCTACTCGTCTCGGTATCGTCGTCGTCGGACCACGCGTCCCGGAGCGTGAGCAGCCCCACAGCGGCGAGCAGGCCGACGTAGGCGACGTTGATGATGAGGTCGGCCATTCCGGTGGCTTCGAGGAAGAACACGACGCTCTTCCCGCCCTCGATGCCGATGGTCATCGCGACGGTCA comes from the Halobacterium noricense genome and includes:
- a CDS encoding class I SAM-dependent methyltransferase, encoding MGHHTFDAAKATKLEDAATRYRYLSREELLWALDPNGSETVADLGSGTGFYTDTIAPHVGQVYAIDIQEAMHEYYRDKGVPENTELVTSGVDSLPFESDELDTAVSTMTYHEFASAQARSELARVLAPGGRLVIGDWSADGAGEDGPPLEERFAAGEVTSALRDAGFEIDFQATRPETFLVVGITDE
- a CDS encoding rhodanese-like domain-containing protein; protein product: MSSIGPSQLDDRRSDDDVFVLDIRPEQEYRENHISGSTNAPVYRDLQQGRLEALDSHLDRIPDDTEVVTVCKAGIVARKATEYLEDAGYTATTLTGGFTGWRQYERNTVLYRIAPFSEKLSGSRESETLQ
- a CDS encoding helix-turn-helix domain-containing protein; its protein translation is MAESMSEMLRRDMQCEGLLECFHDLKTIDKDIFQLLQDRQEPLTVDEIAEQVDRERSTAYRSVQRLLQAGFIQKEQVNYEQGGYYHVYHPRDADEITNEMQRTLNDWYAKMGQLISEFEEKYENESQPAAPAES
- a CDS encoding sulfite exporter TauE/SafE family protein, which encodes MVAVFVGFGLLIGTLFGFFGMGGSFLVTPALLVMGYPSTVAVGSGLAFVFGTSVIGALRHRDHGQVDYKLAAIMTVAMTIGIEGGKSVVFFLEATGMADLIINVAYVGLLAAVGLLTLRDAWSDDDDTETSSDLADRVQSIHIPPMVTLRGGVRVSGTIIFAVGLVIGVLSGFLGVGGGFLLMPAMMYGLGVPAAIAVGTDILQITISGAFGAFTYAQSGSVALPVVAFLLVGSALGARVGAGATNLVDEDEIKGYFAAMLLAGSLAVASNKLGTVYGIDLLNTLSTVLIFGAALLVSGAVVLAAVCRLRNDRTGTWCRLTTS